The Bifidobacteriaceae bacterium genome segment GAGAAGTCGGTCCAATCGACCCTGAAGTACTCGGTCGGCACCGTCGTGACTTCGGCTGGCTTAGCTATGAAGCTCTGATATTCGTCTTCGAAGTCAGGGTCGAGTGAGGCGCTGAGCCTGTAACCGGGGGAATTCTCCCTGAGCGAGTTGTTGTCGCCTTTGAGGCGGGCGGTAGACCGCCCGTCTTCCAGATACAACTCGATCAGCAATTCAGGAGGACGCGGCCGGTTTCCCGCCCTCACGTCTTCGACATAGGCGTCCGCGACTGATGAGGTGATGAAATGATGTGACAATACCTGCTCGAAGAACCGGCCGTTGCAGCGCTTGGTCAGTCCCAGATCGATGGCCTCAAGGAGCGTGGACTTGCCCGCCTCATTGTCGCCGACGAGGATGTTCAAGCCCTTGTCGAGTTCGACCACCGCGTCCGCGAACCGACGGTAATTCTTCAGCACGATTTTGACGATCATCGCAGCGGGGCCGCCTTTCGGCTGCATATGACCGCGGCCGCAGTCGGCGGGAGTCTCAGACGCGCTATTGGTGGGCAGAACGGCCACAACTGCTCGCCGGGCTGAGCGCTGGTCCCCAGATCCAGGCCATCGGCCCTTCCGGGAAGATCCAGGCAAGGCTTCTCGGCGGTCAAGCTCATTTTCGGCTGGCGCGCCGCCGCCGGCCGCGCGCTCATGGTCGAGTGCCTTGCCTCTTGCGCCATGCCGGCTCCCTTGCTGTCACAACGCGAGAGTCTACCGACCTTCGGTTCGTCCGGATGGGCAGCGACTTGACTCGGGAGCCTTGGCCTGCCTCACCGTCGATCAGGCGCGGTCGGCAGGGAGTGGCGGTCTGCCGTGCGTGCCCCGATCTAGTATTCCCAGCCGGGTGATCCGTCAGGCGGGGTCGCCTCGGGCTCCCAACGGTGGCGGGCCTCGCTCGCGGTGACCCCGAGGACCAACCCAATCCGCTCCCAGTCAAGGTGGTGGGCGGGCACAGCCTTCAGGGTTTCGGCGGCCGCCAGACCGCAGGCGGCCTCAAGCTGCGTCCACACCATGAACGCCCCGACCGTGTCCTCGGCCGGGTCGGGCACTGCGCCGATGAGGTCGTCTGCCAGCGCGGCGAAGGCCCTGTCGGCGGCTTGGATGGTGGCGAGTTCGATCTGGATTCCGTCCATTTCAATCGTCTTTTCCTAGCTTGCCACGGTGGCGCGCGCCACCGTCTATCACGACAAGGTTTGGTCGGCGTGTGGGTCCGCCCGCGGTTGGCGGCGCGACCGTCTCATCGCGGCGCCCCACATCGGTTCCGCCGGTCAGCAAGTCCGATACGGGAGGCGCCGGTACGCGCCGGTTTGAGGAGGCGTTGTCGCGGGTGGCGAGGTCTAGGGCGTGGGCGTAACGCAGGGCGGAGTCGACGGCGATGCCGAAAAGGTGGCAGAGACGGCGGACGTCTCCGTTGGCGGCGTGGATTTCTTGGAGGATTCGGTCTTCTCGCAACGCGCGCGCCGATATGCCGGCCTTCTTCCATGGGAAGGAATGGCTGGGCTGGTTCAGTCGGGGCGCGGTCTGCATCGTGACGAACAGATGCTGGTTGCGGGTGTTGGGCCATTTCGCGAACCGGTGGTCGAGCCACGCCGACAGGCGCGCCAGGACGGGCGCCGCCAGGGGGATGACGCGACCGTCCGGGAGGGACAGGCGGCCATCGACGATGTCGGTCAACTGGAGAGCGCGGACCTGGGAGTTGGTGAGCGCGTGGAACGCTACCAACGCAACGCCCAGCGCCACCGCGGGGTCTGGATGGTTCAGGGCGCCGAGGATCACGGCCGAGTCCATCGGCATCGGGATGGTTCCATCGCCGCGGCCGGGGCGCAGTCCGCGCGTCGGGTCAGCGAAGACCAGCTTGCGGCCCTTAAGGATCGTGAACAGGGACCGGAAGCCAAGCGTGGCGGCGTGCCGGTTCGTGGGGTCGGCGGGCAGGGACGCGGCGATCAGTTCGGCGGTCACCCCGGAGAACGACTCATGTCCGGCTTCTGCCCAGGCGGCCACTATGGGCGCGATGCCGCGGGCCTGGATTCGCACAGTCGATTCTTCACGCGGTTTGCGGCGGGGTGGGGTCCGGCTGCCGTGGAGCATCACGTCGAACCACAGCTCAAGATGCCCCCGCATGGCCTCGGGGAGGCCGGCGAACTTGCCCTCGAAGAACCGGTCGATGGCCGGCACGCGGTCGTCCACCAAGAGCCCGGCGGCGTCGAGGACCTCAAGCGTGGAACGGACGTTGCTCTCGCTGTCGTAGCGGCGCAGCCGGACCACTTCGCTGGCGCGGATCGAGGTGGCGCCGTCGGGAGCGAGGATCTGCAGCATCTTCAATGACCGGCGGACCTGGTTGGTCTGGCGTTTCGACCATCCGAACTGCTCGGCGCGGGAAAACACGATCCCGTCTGTCCGCCAGGCCCAGTCCCGCGCCCGCTCGGTCGCCAAGCGCCGGAGCGCTTCCGCGTTCGGGGCGATGTCGAACAGCGGGGGTTGTTCCCACCCGGCGGGGGCCTGGGCGTCGGCCTGGTCGAGCAGGACGCGCGCCGCGCGCAACGACCGCTTCGGGGGCTTCGGCTTGCCGCGGGGCGCCATGTTGGCGAAGAACAACTGCTGTCCGTGACGGGCGACGGCGGACAGGTCGGGGGCCATGCCGGCCGCGGTCAGCAAGCGGGCCGATTCTAGGCACAGGCGGCACCCTCCTTGGTCTCCGAGCGGCACACGGCGTCCGCAATACGCGCAGTCGCCGACCGGGTAGTGGCCCGCCCACCAGCGGCACTGCCAGCATTTCCAGTTGTGCCTCCGGTAGACGCCCCACGCGAGGCAGTCTTGGCAGGAGCCCACATACTCCGGGCTGCCGGGGTGGCACCGCTCGCACATGCCTTGGCTGAAGTAGGCGGCCGATCCGCAGCGCGGAGAACGGCCCTCCGGGCAGGCAGTGGTAGCAGAAGTCCACTCTCGGGCGTGTCCAGGCGGCGCGGGCCACCCCGCAGCCGGCGCACTTGTTGGGCGGTCGCAGCCTGGCGTCGGGACCGGGTGCCGGGCTCACAGCGGAGGACCGGGCCTCTTGCCGTTGAACCCGGGTTTCACAATCGACGGCGAGGTGCCGTTGGATTCCTCATCAAGGTCGCGGTGCCTGGCGGCGACCTTGTCCGGCTCGGGCGTGAGCAGGTCCGCAGTCGTGCAGTCCAGCACAGCGCAGATCACGTCCAAGTCGTCCAGCCGGATCGTCGTCGGGGCGCCGGCCCACAGGCCAGACATTTTGCCCGCGCTCATCTCCAGCCCGGCGTCCGCCAACATCCGCCGCAACTCCGAGGACTTC includes the following:
- a CDS encoding helix-turn-helix transcriptional regulator is translated as MKWNLRIRAAERGVWKSSELRRMLADAGLEMSAGKMSGLWAGAPTTIRLDDLDVICAVLDCTTADLLTPEPDKVAARHRDLDEESNGTSPSIVKPGFNGKRPGPPL